The Lacipirellula parvula genome window below encodes:
- a CDS encoding TIGR00300 family protein, translating into MSNPGLVSSSQKSTFAAVEDVEVRGHIIDSLILPKVLDGITAAGGEFTIKDVAIGHDRSDPSFARIEVRAASEEALQAIIAQIADHGAVAVHGGDARLVEADMDGAFPEGFYSTTNQRTEIRLGGHWIEVGDQEMDCGVIVDDRSITCRCLPMTEVKRGMKVVVGHVGTRVFPLERQEQGHAFGFMNSAVSTEKPKGVVIREIARQLFENRRDAKKSLLVGGPAIVHTGSGPLVCELLRDGYLHKLFAGNALATHDIEQSLFGTSLGVNLNEGTSVDAGHEHHLRSINRIRRAGSIAAAVEAGTLRSGIMYECIKNGVQFHLSGSIRDDGPLPDVVTDALECQRIMRSMVKDVSFCLMVATTLHSVAVGNLLPAVVKVVCVDINPSTVIKLNDRGSFQTVGLVTDVEPFLRALVAEVRKLEQQAGA; encoded by the coding sequence GTGTCGAATCCAGGTCTGGTCTCGTCGTCCCAGAAATCCACGTTCGCCGCCGTGGAAGACGTCGAAGTTCGAGGCCATATCATCGACAGCCTCATTTTGCCCAAAGTCCTCGACGGCATCACCGCCGCCGGGGGGGAGTTCACCATCAAGGACGTGGCGATCGGGCACGACCGAAGCGATCCGAGCTTCGCCCGCATCGAGGTCCGCGCCGCAAGTGAAGAAGCCCTGCAGGCGATCATCGCTCAGATTGCCGATCATGGCGCCGTCGCGGTCCACGGAGGCGACGCGCGACTAGTCGAGGCCGACATGGATGGGGCCTTTCCCGAAGGCTTCTACAGCACAACTAATCAAAGGACCGAGATTCGGCTCGGCGGGCACTGGATCGAAGTCGGCGATCAGGAAATGGACTGCGGCGTCATCGTCGACGACCGATCGATCACCTGCCGCTGCTTGCCGATGACCGAGGTCAAGCGCGGGATGAAGGTCGTGGTCGGGCACGTCGGCACGCGGGTCTTCCCGCTCGAGCGGCAAGAGCAAGGCCATGCGTTCGGGTTTATGAACAGCGCCGTGTCGACGGAGAAGCCCAAAGGGGTGGTCATTCGCGAGATCGCGCGGCAGCTGTTCGAAAACCGTCGCGATGCGAAGAAGTCGCTGCTCGTCGGCGGACCGGCAATCGTCCATACCGGCAGCGGCCCGCTGGTATGCGAACTGCTCCGCGACGGCTACCTCCACAAGCTATTCGCCGGCAACGCGCTGGCGACGCACGACATCGAGCAATCGCTGTTTGGCACGAGTCTCGGCGTCAATCTGAACGAAGGGACGAGCGTCGACGCAGGGCACGAACACCACTTGCGGTCGATCAACCGCATCCGCCGTGCGGGTTCGATTGCCGCCGCCGTCGAGGCGGGCACGCTGCGCAGCGGCATCATGTACGAGTGCATCAAGAACGGTGTGCAGTTCCACCTCTCGGGCAGCATCCGCGACGATGGACCGCTGCCCGACGTAGTGACCGACGCCCTGGAGTGCCAGCGGATCATGCGGTCGATGGTGAAGGACGTTTCTTTCTGCCTGATGGTGGCCACGACGCTACACTCGGTTGCCGTCGGCAACTTACTGCCGGCCGTCGTGAAGGTCGTCTGCGTCGACATCAACCCGTCGACCGTCATCAAGCTGAACGACCGTGGCAGCTTCCAGACGGTGGGACTTGTGACCGACGTCGAACCGTTCTTGCGGGCGCTGGTTGCGGAGGTGCGGAAGTTGGAGCAGCAGGCTGGCGCCTGA
- a CDS encoding dimethylarginine dimethylaminohydrolase family protein, producing the protein MSSPRILMCPPTHYGIHYEINPWMNTERQADHPLAQEQWRALRGHLVAAGATIEELAPVDGLPDLVFTANAAMVFGRKAVISHFKHPQRQGEEEHFRRWLAADGFEALETPNQFSFEGAGDALFCGDTLFAGYRQRSDALGHQQIGEMLGIRVLPLELIDSYYYHLDTCFCPLTADSAIYFPGAFDDYGQRVLAANVPTLIAVEEEEARSFACNAVVVGRTVVTNVGCPHLHEQLRNAGFTPVETPLGEFVKAGGSAKCLTLRLEGEDAAVWANSTQC; encoded by the coding sequence ATGTCTTCGCCTCGTATCTTGATGTGCCCGCCGACCCATTACGGCATTCACTACGAAATCAATCCGTGGATGAATACTGAACGGCAAGCGGACCATCCGCTTGCCCAGGAACAGTGGCGAGCCTTGCGCGGGCACTTGGTCGCGGCGGGAGCGACGATCGAAGAACTCGCTCCCGTGGACGGCCTGCCTGACCTGGTCTTCACCGCCAACGCGGCGATGGTTTTTGGCCGGAAGGCAGTAATCTCACACTTCAAGCATCCGCAGCGGCAAGGCGAAGAGGAGCACTTTCGCCGATGGCTCGCGGCCGACGGGTTCGAAGCGCTCGAAACGCCGAACCAGTTCAGCTTCGAAGGCGCCGGTGACGCCCTGTTTTGCGGCGACACCCTCTTCGCTGGGTACCGCCAGCGGAGCGACGCGCTGGGGCATCAGCAGATTGGCGAGATGCTTGGGATTCGCGTCTTGCCGCTGGAGCTGATCGACTCGTACTACTACCACCTCGATACCTGCTTCTGCCCGCTCACGGCAGACTCGGCGATCTACTTCCCGGGGGCGTTCGACGACTACGGCCAACGCGTCCTCGCCGCGAACGTGCCGACGCTCATCGCCGTTGAGGAGGAAGAGGCCCGCAGCTTCGCCTGCAATGCGGTCGTCGTCGGACGCACGGTGGTAACGAACGTTGGCTGCCCGCATTTGCACGAGCAATTGCGAAACGCCGGCTTCACGCCGGTCGAAACGCCGCTGGGCGAATTCGTCAAAGCTGGCGGTAGCGCCAAATGCCTCACCCTGCGGCTCGAAGGCGAAGACGCGGCCGTTTGGGCGAATTCAACGCAATGTTGA